In Leptospira stimsonii, the genomic stretch CGTAGCGATGATTATTCCAGGATCGATGTTACTTACGGCAATCTTTATGAAATTTTTCGGGATTTCCGCAAACTTGATGAGTTTGGGAGCGATCGACTTCGGGCTCCTTGTGGATGCTTCGATCGTTATCACGGAAAACGTACTTACTCGGTTTGAAAAAGAATCCTATTTAAATCGCGAAGAGAAAATGAAAGCGATCCTTCAAGCTTCCGTTGAAGTTTTAAAACCGGTTTCTTTCGGAGTCGTCGTGATCATGTTGGTTTATCTTCCGATTTTGACTCTCGACGGAATTCCGGGAAGAATGTTTAGACCAATGGCGGAAACCGTTTTGTTAGCCTTGGGATTCAGTCTGATTCTTGCGGTGTTTTTATTACCTCCTCTTCTTTTCTTTTTTATATCTCCATCGGGAAATCATAAAAACAAAGAGATTAAAAAGAGTCGAATCGTGGAACTCTATTCCTTCTATTTGCCGCGTCTATTGGATAAACCGAAACCGATCGTCATCGGTTCTTTGGTTTTCTTTTTATTTACCGTGTTCATTTATTTTAGAATGGGGACTGTCTTTCTTCCAAAGTTGATGGAAGGAGATCTGATGTTAGTCGTCGTACGTGAAGGAGATATCAGCATCGAAGAAAGTTTGCGCGAACAGAAGGAAGTGGAAAAACTCTTGATGACCTTTCCGGAGGTTCAAAGCGTCTTTTCAAGAATCGGGACCAGTTCCGTCGCTAACGATCCAATGGGAACTTTTAACGCGGATACGTTTATAATTTTGAAGAAGGATAATCTCGCCGACTTGCTTAAGGAAAAGAATTGGGAGAATTTTTTAACCCGAATCCACACGCAGGTTCAGGAAAGATTTCCGAAATCGGAACTCACGTTGAGTCAGCCTTTAGAGGCAAGATTTAACGAGTTGTTGGAGGGAAGTCGAGCGGATATAAGTGTTAGAATTCTCGGAAAAGACCTGAACATCCTTTTGGATTTGCAGAGCAAGTTAAAGGATATACTGCATAGTATTCCGGGCGCCGCTGAAGTTGAATTAGATCCGATCATGGCGTTAAGAAAGTCCAAAGTTATCGATATAACGCCGGATCCGGATAAATTAAAATATTATAATATATCACTCCCTTCGTTTAACAGTGTGGTAGAAGCTTCGATGAGCGGATTCGAACTCGGAGGATATTACGAAGAAGAAGTGAGATTTCCGATTAAAATTTGGCTTTCCGAAGATTTTCGAAATAGAGAATCCGAAATAGCAAACATTGGAGTCGGAACGTTGGACGGAGGAATGATTCCGATCAAGTTGCTCGCATCAATCGAAGAGAAAGAGAAAGTGATGACTATTTCTCGAAATCGATCTCGAAGATTTGTCGCCGTTTCCGTAAATCTTAGAGGAAGAGATTTGGAAGGATTCCATACAGAGGCAAAGGAGAAAATTTCGGAGATAGGAATTCCCAAAGGATATACGGTTTTTTGGGGTGGACAGATTGAGAATCTCGCGAGCGCGAAAGCGAAATTGGCGATCATTTTACCTTCTACCTTTTTGATGATTTTCGTAGTCTTATATCTCGGTCTCGGCTCGGTACGTCAGGCGTTGCTCGTATTCTTTTGTGTTCCATTTGCGCTTACGGGAGGAATTTGGTTTTTATTCTTGAGAGGAATGGATCTCAGCGTTTCCGCTTTTGTGGGATGCATTGCGTTATCCGGAATCGCAGTCTTAAACGGACTTGTGAAGCTTGATACGATTCATCGAATACGGGAGGAAAGGAACGTTTCCGTCCGTGAGGCCGTTCTTGAAGGTGCGACGAGTCGGATCAGACCGGTCATTATGACTGCATTAGTTGCCTCTTTCGGTTTTTTACCGATGGCCTTCGGTTCCGGGTTGGGATCGGAAGTTCAAAAACCTCTTGCGACGGTTGTGATCGGTGGAATTATCTCTTCGACAATTCTTACGCTCGTAATTCTTCCCGTGTTTTATTACTGGTTGGAAAAAAGTTCAAAAGATTAGAAAAATAGAATATAATTTGAGGAAAGAAGATTGGAAATTCTTCCCGCGATCGGAACATTGCGGGAAGAATCGTTGTGAAATTATTGATTACTTTTTGCGTTAGACGCCATTTTTAAAAAGTAAGCATTTGTATCGTACCAAAGTTGACCAAGATGAAGAGCATTGGTTGCTTCCAAGTGATCGATTCCGGTAGTTAGGAGAGGAATCGAAGGTCCACCTTTCCAAGTTCC encodes the following:
- a CDS encoding efflux RND transporter permease subunit gives rise to the protein MLSRLLNISLNNPILSVGIIFFLFIYSFFTLREVPIDAVPDITNVQVIVTVKTGSLDPEQVEKVVTFPLETELMGMPNLIDVRSVSKFGLSNISLIFKEGTDIYQARGMVLERIASAKEKLPKGISPTIVPNTTGLGEIFFYTVEAKPGSKLASLPEKDRLLFLRTIQDYTVRPQLKALVPGIVEVDSNGGYEKEIHIDLNPHQMKTWGITIDQLMNELTTIGESFGGGFIENEGRVSIVRAYGIKKSLGSLSQVTVRRTVTGQPIRVSDIAQVNEHGKQRLGGASSEGKEIVLGTAMMLRGENSYQVNLDLNQAITRLNLPEDIQVKVLLERSFLIHSTIKTVLTNLIEGAVLVILTLFFILFNIKASIIVAMIIPGSMLLTAIFMKFFGISANLMSLGAIDFGLLVDASIVITENVLTRFEKESYLNREEKMKAILQASVEVLKPVSFGVVVIMLVYLPILTLDGIPGRMFRPMAETVLLALGFSLILAVFLLPPLLFFFISPSGNHKNKEIKKSRIVELYSFYLPRLLDKPKPIVIGSLVFFLFTVFIYFRMGTVFLPKLMEGDLMLVVVREGDISIEESLREQKEVEKLLMTFPEVQSVFSRIGTSSVANDPMGTFNADTFIILKKDNLADLLKEKNWENFLTRIHTQVQERFPKSELTLSQPLEARFNELLEGSRADISVRILGKDLNILLDLQSKLKDILHSIPGAAEVELDPIMALRKSKVIDITPDPDKLKYYNISLPSFNSVVEASMSGFELGGYYEEEVRFPIKIWLSEDFRNRESEIANIGVGTLDGGMIPIKLLASIEEKEKVMTISRNRSRRFVAVSVNLRGRDLEGFHTEAKEKISEIGIPKGYTVFWGGQIENLASAKAKLAIILPSTFLMIFVVLYLGLGSVRQALLVFFCVPFALTGGIWFLFLRGMDLSVSAFVGCIALSGIAVLNGLVKLDTIHRIREERNVSVREAVLEGATSRIRPVIMTALVASFGFLPMAFGSGLGSEVQKPLATVVIGGIISSTILTLVILPVFYYWLEKSSKD